In Bacteroidia bacterium, one genomic interval encodes:
- a CDS encoding T9SS type A sorting domain-containing protein, giving the protein MKSTSFISLLLFLFSTSNVRAQLTLAEWNFPTNPDNAIVDIAIPANASKTIYTTGGTAVVAYGYAGATTQSAWTTGWDNGSGTKYWEAEINTTGYFNIELSSKQRSSATGPKNFAVEYKIGIAGTWTALAGAGSIVVADNFTSGVITDIPLPAACENQPSVYFRWIMTTNTSVNNSTVASGGSSRIDDVNIKANDSQNHYRSITSGAWNVLSTWQSSPDLITWSAAQILPNYYSKTITVRSGHTVTIAANVRIDETTIANGGTVNYNSRLLTINNGTGVDLQVNGTFTDGSSTSAAWLAGATWALGASGTYVKTENTNAVNWQNNYQGGINTIPSTASWVLNKTPSSVTTPSLTTLNMFYPNLTIMNTSGGVWTTGIGSVFTGSTATATIKGNLDIGGVLAPLLGTVDFLNDNSFATPIQVQGNVLIRGGCNLRNFGTGFEIFGNMTVNGSTSYGAANARKYRFSGSNAQSISGTAPLSSLQIFQLEMNKSSNSLTLLKSVKVDNNLNLISGIINSTGANILIVENGGTATSASNASFVNGPVQKNGSQAFIFPVGKNVNYRPIAIGNDIAGGTFWTENFNTGAGWTLANVMGPEGADPNPFVISDAEGGVAAGGCGVANNGNNTMHVSSVFNPNGGAAYDAGGLCGILYCPQTNRMAQSPTINCTGKSTISVGFNYIEFGEGTNDNATLWYYDGAIWAQIADMPKTSCCGGACNGFRQGHWTAYTIALPASANNNANVKIGLKWQNNDDGVGADPSFAIDDIYLSASSTSQFVAEYQRANPQVIIGNIRDASIDHISQCEYWTLNQISGSSSRNVTLSWDNTSCGVTLLGDLRVARWRTVGTVWNNLGNGGTTGTTTAGTIATTAPDNIFGPYTLSSASSENPLPVELTYFNATLQNKEVKLQWTTASEFNSDYFEIERANSNMTFEPLIRIPAAGFSNSLINYSTADTKPLSNESFYRLRQVDFNGDFQLSKTIKINTQNQIPFQIALATYLNNGQLIFKIIENGQSTIAAEIYDIHGSLILQQSFNAGELHYQIQINNLANGIYLLKVLSDKSIATKKFSVQK; this is encoded by the coding sequence ATGAAATCTACCTCTTTTATCTCATTACTGTTATTTTTATTTAGTACTTCAAATGTAAGAGCACAACTTACACTTGCAGAATGGAATTTTCCTACCAATCCTGATAACGCTATTGTTGACATTGCCATTCCGGCCAATGCATCAAAAACAATTTATACAACAGGTGGAACTGCAGTTGTAGCTTATGGATATGCCGGTGCCACCACACAAAGTGCATGGACAACAGGCTGGGATAATGGCTCCGGTACCAAATATTGGGAAGCTGAAATTAATACGACCGGATATTTTAACATCGAACTTTCGTCCAAACAACGAAGCTCTGCTACAGGTCCCAAAAACTTTGCAGTTGAATATAAAATTGGCATTGCAGGTACATGGACAGCATTAGCTGGTGCCGGATCAATTGTTGTAGCCGATAATTTTACTTCCGGTGTTATAACAGATATTCCATTGCCGGCAGCTTGCGAAAATCAACCCTCTGTTTATTTCCGTTGGATTATGACTACCAACACAAGTGTCAATAATAGTACAGTAGCCTCGGGTGGATCATCCCGAATAGACGATGTAAACATCAAAGCCAACGATTCTCAAAATCATTATCGAAGCATCACATCCGGAGCTTGGAATGTTTTGAGTACCTGGCAGTCATCTCCAGACCTGATCACCTGGTCGGCTGCACAAATTCTACCCAATTATTACTCCAAAACTATAACCGTTCGGAGTGGACATACAGTAACCATTGCTGCCAATGTGCGCATTGATGAAACTACAATTGCCAATGGAGGCACCGTTAATTATAATTCGCGTTTATTAACCATCAATAATGGTACAGGAGTTGATTTGCAGGTTAACGGTACTTTTACTGATGGTAGTTCAACCAGTGCAGCATGGTTGGCCGGAGCTACCTGGGCATTAGGTGCTTCCGGCACTTATGTAAAAACAGAAAACACCAACGCTGTCAACTGGCAAAACAATTATCAGGGTGGTATAAACACTATACCCTCAACTGCAAGTTGGGTTCTAAATAAAACACCAAGTTCAGTTACTACACCTTCATTAACAACTCTCAATATGTTTTATCCAAATCTCACTATCATGAATACTTCGGGTGGCGTTTGGACTACAGGTATTGGTTCTGTATTTACCGGCTCAACAGCCACTGCAACCATAAAAGGAAATCTTGATATTGGTGGAGTTCTTGCTCCTCTTTTAGGAACAGTTGATTTTTTAAATGACAATAGTTTTGCTACTCCCATACAAGTTCAGGGCAATGTACTAATACGTGGAGGCTGCAATCTCAGAAATTTTGGAACAGGGTTTGAAATTTTCGGAAACATGACTGTAAATGGCTCCACAAGTTATGGCGCAGCTAATGCACGCAAATACAGATTCAGTGGTAGTAATGCACAATCAATTTCCGGTACTGCACCACTTTCATCGTTACAGATTTTTCAGTTAGAGATGAATAAATCTTCCAACAGCCTTACTCTTTTGAAATCAGTGAAAGTTGATAATAATCTGAACCTAATTTCAGGAATTATAAATTCAACAGGTGCCAATATTTTAATAGTTGAAAATGGTGGAACAGCTACAAGTGCATCAAATGCAAGTTTTGTAAATGGTCCTGTTCAGAAAAACGGATCACAGGCATTTATTTTTCCGGTGGGCAAAAATGTAAACTACCGTCCTATTGCCATTGGAAATGATATAGCAGGTGGAACATTTTGGACAGAAAATTTTAATACCGGTGCAGGTTGGACGCTTGCCAACGTGATGGGTCCTGAAGGCGCAGATCCAAACCCATTTGTGATAAGTGATGCAGAAGGTGGTGTTGCTGCCGGAGGTTGTGGCGTTGCAAATAACGGAAACAACACCATGCATGTTTCCAGTGTATTTAACCCTAACGGTGGAGCAGCTTATGATGCAGGTGGTTTATGTGGAATTTTATACTGTCCACAAACAAACAGAATGGCACAATCTCCCACTATCAACTGTACGGGAAAATCAACTATAAGTGTTGGTTTTAATTATATTGAGTTTGGAGAAGGCACTAACGACAATGCAACACTCTGGTATTATGATGGTGCTATCTGGGCGCAAATTGCCGATATGCCTAAAACATCATGTTGTGGTGGTGCCTGTAATGGTTTCAGACAAGGTCACTGGACCGCCTACACTATTGCATTGCCTGCAAGCGCCAATAACAATGCTAATGTTAAAATAGGATTGAAATGGCAAAATAATGATGATGGCGTTGGCGCTGACCCTTCATTTGCTATTGATGACATTTATTTGAGTGCCTCTTCTACAAGTCAATTTGTTGCAGAATATCAAAGAGCAAATCCTCAGGTAATTATTGGAAATATCCGTGATGCTTCTATAGATCATATCAGTCAATGCGAATACTGGACACTTAACCAAATTTCAGGCAGTTCAAGTCGTAATGTTACACTATCTTGGGATAATACCAGTTGTGGTGTTACTTTACTTGGTGATTTAAGAGTTGCACGATGGCGTACTGTTGGAACTGTATGGAATAATTTAGGTAATGGTGGCACTACCGGTACAACAACGGCAGGTACTATTGCAACTACAGCACCTGACAATATTTTTGGACCCTATACACTTTCCTCTGCTTCCAGTGAAAACCCTTTGCCCGTAGAACTCACTTATTTCAATGCCACTTTGCAAAACAAAGAAGTAAAACTACAATGGACTACAGCTTCAGAATTTAACAGCGATTATTTTGAAATCGAAAGAGCAAACTCAAACATGACCTTTGAACCGTTAATAAGAATTCCTGCAGCAGGTTTTTCTAACAGTCTGATAAATTATAGTACAGCAGATACCAAACCACTAAGCAATGAATCTTTTTACCGCCTCAGACAAGTTGATTTTAATGGAGATTTTCAATTGAGCAAAACCATTAAAATTAATACTCAAAATCAAATACCATTTCAAATTGCATTGGCTACCTACCTGAATAACGGGCAACTTATTTTTAAGATTATTGAAAATGGACAATCGACAATTGCCGCTGAAATCTATGATATTCATGGGTCTCTGATACTACAACAATCCTTCAACGCTGGCGAATTGCATTATCAGATACAAATAAATAATTTAGCAAATGGAATATATTTGCTGAAAGTACTTTCTGACAAATCAATAGCAACCAAAAAATTCAGTGTACAGAAATAA